In Flavobacterium gelatinilyticum, a genomic segment contains:
- a CDS encoding Panacea domain-containing protein: MAYNPTTVANYFIGKYSKTGNLTPMKIIKLTYIAYGWYLALTDKKDRLIDEKPIAWDFGPVFPSLYYSIKQYKKNIITEKIPNSVNNDKISSEDEKFLDKIWELYGRFDGIYLSALTHTEDSPWTKVYRKDMNAVISDDDIFDHYKTKLKPIL; the protein is encoded by the coding sequence ATGGCTTATAATCCAACAACAGTAGCCAATTATTTTATAGGTAAATATTCCAAAACCGGAAACCTTACACCTATGAAAATAATTAAACTGACTTATATTGCCTATGGCTGGTATCTGGCCTTAACAGATAAAAAAGACAGATTAATTGATGAAAAACCAATTGCCTGGGATTTTGGACCTGTTTTTCCTTCTTTATATTACAGTATTAAGCAATACAAGAAAAATATTATTACAGAGAAGATTCCAAACTCTGTGAATAATGACAAGATTTCGAGTGAAGATGAAAAATTCCTGGATAAGATATGGGAACTCTACGGAAGATTTGACGGAATTTATCTGAGCGCTTTAACACATACTGAGGACAGTCCGTGGACAAAGGTGTACCGAAAGGACATGAATGCAGTTATCTCAGACGATGATATTTTTGATCACTATAAAACGAAACTAAAACCAATACTGTAA
- a CDS encoding cytochrome-c peroxidase — protein MKTKLIAFGAMVFSLLILSYNKVEPNLSISELKRLYSGGDYTKWPKPEVDSLVYAQGFEDIGILGKPEFPENNPYTEEKAELGKVLFFDPRLSKSGQISCANCHDPELNWGDARRVSYGESRQQGNRNSPSLMNIAYSKVFFWDGRAATLEDQASFPIQDAKEMNFHIDLATKRLNKIKGYKPYFKKAFGKEKLTQEEILKAIATFERTLISPKSKFDKFIEGDSTQLTNKQVEGLHLFRTKARCINCHNGANFSDNKFHNIGLTYYGRQYEDLGRYNVTGKAENVGEFKTQSLRGAAQNAPYMHNGLFPNLRGVLNIYNAGMARPKRKENQLNDTLFPTTSKLIKKLDLSQSELIALEDFIMSLSTAGYKMRPPVLPQ, from the coding sequence ATGAAAACGAAGTTAATTGCCTTTGGGGCAATGGTATTTTCACTACTTATACTTTCTTATAACAAGGTTGAACCAAACCTTTCAATTTCTGAATTAAAAAGACTTTACAGTGGCGGCGATTACACCAAATGGCCAAAACCGGAAGTAGATTCACTTGTATACGCACAAGGTTTTGAAGACATTGGAATTCTGGGCAAACCTGAATTTCCGGAAAACAATCCGTATACCGAAGAAAAAGCAGAATTAGGCAAAGTACTCTTCTTTGATCCGAGATTGTCAAAATCCGGACAAATTTCGTGTGCCAACTGCCATGATCCCGAATTGAACTGGGGCGATGCCAGAAGAGTTTCATATGGAGAAAGCAGACAACAGGGAAATCGAAATTCGCCAAGTTTGATGAATATCGCGTATTCTAAAGTTTTCTTTTGGGACGGAAGAGCCGCAACTCTGGAAGATCAGGCGAGTTTTCCTATTCAGGATGCTAAAGAAATGAACTTTCATATTGACTTGGCAACAAAACGTTTAAACAAAATAAAAGGCTACAAACCGTATTTCAAAAAAGCTTTCGGTAAAGAGAAACTCACTCAGGAAGAAATCCTAAAAGCAATTGCTACTTTTGAAAGAACTTTAATTAGTCCGAAAAGTAAATTCGATAAATTCATCGAAGGAGATTCTACACAATTAACCAACAAACAAGTTGAAGGTCTGCATTTGTTTCGCACCAAAGCACGCTGCATTAATTGTCATAATGGTGCGAATTTTTCAGATAATAAATTCCACAACATCGGATTAACCTATTACGGAAGACAATACGAAGATTTAGGAAGATACAATGTAACCGGAAAAGCAGAAAATGTTGGCGAGTTTAAAACACAGTCATTACGAGGCGCTGCTCAAAATGCGCCCTATATGCACAACGGTTTATTCCCCAATTTACGCGGGGTTTTAAACATCTATAATGCAGGAATGGCAAGGCCAAAAAGAAAAGAAAATCAGCTAAACGATACTTTGTTTCCAACAACATCAAAACTGATAAAAAAATTAGATTTAAGCCAATCAGAACTAATCGCTTTAGAAGATTTTATTATGAGTTTGTCAACGGCAGGGTATAAAATGAGACCGCCTGTTTTACCGCAGTAG
- a CDS encoding DUF4876 domain-containing protein produces MKKTLSIFIILFGLLIQSCSNDDNENEALQPVDFSVSLKYDAAFNSLGAKKASVTIVNTETANKYTVESDESGIAVFKQILPGNYSITATKVMQSAEFTETFGYTPTEAEINFNGAESNVVVNAATAVKNIEMKTSKVGDFVIKQIYYGGSDTKKGAIFRDQFIEIYNNSNTVQYADGLYMAQLTGSTSTNVLAYSLPNGQFDWSKSEGMTIGNDANTNFVYGINIIKIPGTGTQYPVQPGTSIVIAQNALNHKANYFDNNGKAVTILSPELTVDLSTADFESFLGTYSGDLYQYDIQNPAVPDVDIAYWGNSNNDMILDANGRQAYVIFKMEAGEFEALKKYKNPKGDKNVFLQIPNSVLIDGVDTTKDLGSNLIPKKLPSEIDGGNTYLPSGAYSSKSVMRKTKTTIAGRIILQDTNNSTNDFVEVTANPRGFN; encoded by the coding sequence ATGAAAAAAACTCTCTCTATTTTTATAATACTCTTTGGATTACTCATCCAGTCGTGCAGCAATGATGATAACGAAAACGAAGCTTTACAGCCTGTAGACTTCAGCGTTTCGCTTAAATATGATGCTGCTTTTAACAGCCTGGGTGCTAAAAAGGCAAGTGTAACGATTGTGAATACCGAGACTGCAAATAAATATACTGTAGAATCTGACGAAAGCGGTATTGCGGTTTTCAAACAAATTTTACCCGGAAATTATTCTATTACGGCAACTAAAGTAATGCAGTCTGCTGAGTTTACAGAGACTTTTGGTTACACGCCCACTGAAGCTGAAATTAATTTTAATGGTGCCGAAAGCAATGTTGTTGTAAATGCGGCAACTGCTGTAAAAAACATCGAAATGAAAACTTCTAAAGTAGGTGATTTTGTAATTAAACAAATTTACTATGGCGGATCTGACACTAAAAAAGGAGCCATATTTAGAGATCAGTTTATCGAAATTTATAATAACTCTAACACCGTTCAGTATGCAGATGGCCTATACATGGCACAGCTGACCGGGTCTACTTCAACCAATGTTTTAGCTTACTCTTTGCCAAACGGGCAGTTTGACTGGAGCAAATCTGAAGGAATGACGATAGGAAACGATGCAAATACTAATTTTGTGTACGGAATAAACATTATTAAAATTCCTGGAACAGGCACACAATATCCTGTACAACCGGGTACAAGTATTGTTATTGCACAAAATGCACTTAATCATAAAGCCAATTATTTTGACAATAACGGTAAAGCGGTTACTATTTTAAGTCCGGAATTGACTGTAGATTTAAGTACAGCCGACTTCGAATCGTTTTTAGGAACTTACTCAGGCGATCTTTATCAATATGACATTCAAAATCCTGCTGTTCCGGATGTAGATATTGCATATTGGGGAAACAGCAACAATGACATGATTTTAGATGCAAACGGAAGACAGGCTTATGTTATTTTTAAAATGGAAGCAGGAGAATTTGAAGCACTGAAAAAATACAAAAACCCAAAAGGAGACAAAAATGTATTCCTTCAAATTCCTAACTCGGTTCTTATTGATGGTGTTGATACAACAAAAGATTTAGGTTCAAATTTAATTCCTAAAAAACTGCCATCTGAAATTGACGGAGGAAACACCTACTTACCATCCGGAGCTTATTCTTCAAAATCGGTAATGAGAAAAACCAAAACCACAATTGCAGGAAGAATTATTCTTCAGGACACAAACAATTCTACTAATGACTTTGTAGAAGTAACAGCAAATCCAAGAGGATTCAACTAA
- a CDS encoding helix-turn-helix domain-containing protein — protein MLYLAGIIITFFLVVILTSKKNKSEADKILALWLFFTGFHLFLYYLHYKKDFASFPFLLGFELPMPLLQGPFLYLYTSALTNQNQNKKYNVLHFLPFLIAVLVLMPFFMLPFSEKLQVFQNEGKGYENLIMILYGFVLLSGIVYALLSLQKLSKHRKNISDQFSSSEKINLRWLQYLILGSAIIWLVVIFYEDEYIFSVVVFYLMFIGYFGIKQVGIFTNQNTAESVLSSENPEPERTSEKIKYEKSALTADELLFLHQKLNQIMMDEKLYKNPDLTLADLSQKLNVHPNVLSQVINSAENKNFYDYINSQRVEEFKKMILLPDNQKFTLLSVAFECGFNSKTAFNRNFKKVTGLSPSEYLK, from the coding sequence ATGTTGTATTTAGCGGGCATTATCATTACTTTTTTTCTGGTTGTGATTCTTACAAGTAAAAAGAATAAAAGTGAAGCCGATAAAATTCTGGCGCTTTGGCTGTTTTTTACCGGATTTCATTTGTTTTTATATTACCTGCATTATAAAAAAGATTTTGCTTCATTTCCGTTTCTACTGGGTTTCGAACTACCGATGCCGTTGCTTCAGGGACCGTTTTTATATTTGTACACTTCGGCTCTGACGAATCAAAATCAGAACAAAAAATATAATGTACTCCACTTTCTGCCTTTTCTAATCGCAGTTCTGGTTTTAATGCCTTTTTTTATGCTGCCTTTTTCCGAAAAATTACAAGTTTTTCAAAATGAAGGAAAAGGATATGAAAATCTGATTATGATCTTATACGGCTTTGTTTTACTTTCCGGAATTGTCTATGCGCTGCTTTCGCTTCAAAAACTTTCAAAACACCGTAAAAACATATCCGATCAATTTTCTTCAAGTGAAAAAATCAATCTTCGCTGGCTGCAGTATTTGATTTTAGGTTCTGCTATTATCTGGCTGGTTGTGATTTTTTATGAAGACGAATACATTTTTTCGGTTGTTGTATTTTATCTGATGTTTATTGGGTATTTCGGGATCAAGCAGGTTGGAATTTTTACCAATCAAAATACTGCTGAAAGTGTTCTTTCATCTGAAAATCCGGAACCCGAAAGAACCTCTGAAAAAATAAAATACGAGAAATCAGCCCTGACCGCCGATGAACTTTTGTTCCTTCATCAAAAATTGAATCAGATTATGATGGATGAAAAGCTGTACAAAAATCCGGACTTGACCTTAGCCGATTTATCTCAAAAATTAAACGTGCATCCTAATGTGCTTTCGCAGGTAATTAATTCGGCAGAAAATAAAAACTTTTACGATTACATCAATTCACAGCGAGTAGAGGAATTTAAAAAAATGATTCTTCTGCCCGACAACCAAAAATTTACTTTGCTCTCTGTTGCTTTTGAATGCGGCTTTAATTCGAAAACGGCTTTTAACCGAAATTTTAAAAAAGTAACAGGTCTTTCTCCTTCTGAGTATTTGAAGTAA
- a CDS encoding DUF6850 family outer membrane beta-barrel protein, producing MKINKIIINNIKSNVWKNRALLLLLFSFAFSVNAQDTIKVQNHLIDNQIKNQIFNYPIAYTSPNIKDFTFTEVSYENQQNKFARKQIAEEINTYQFLAQGYFTTKSKWKLFGDLAIKKMLEKNLGWVLSDDRAEEQEVITPHYFFVPRKANWDNQVYNLSGGFSKDITNHVSIAVKANYGAEKYSRVLDPRAQITNRKLGGEAQIGYQISENHKAFILGAYAENKKDFNFSYSNNNLNAEAYPDTYLRFNAGYGRILNYFKSIEQGRSYLYKDLIDKIGLGYTFSNKKTILTALYYKQNSNNIFYPSLYELKETERLKLKTASNHAEIFGMYKWNKKEIQSTLQFDQSDAKNFDKQSNGYNYTNSLHKINWTTSISKKTDSKIDYLFGLNLLYQQNEYNDVLATTHIELNSLNTGIYASKDFAFNKSKLNTTVNFNMYFPLPSKLEYYDTSGGTNIRFFDEVILHDYTVSTTNYFAPALRLQYSYPTKNNKTVVFFTNLKEKIALKKQTDYPVSITTNTTYWVQMGVQLNY from the coding sequence ATGAAAATCAATAAAATTATAATAAATAACATTAAAAGTAATGTCTGGAAAAACCGGGCATTACTTCTTTTGTTGTTTTCTTTCGCTTTTAGTGTGAATGCACAAGACACCATAAAGGTGCAAAATCATCTTATTGATAATCAGATTAAAAATCAAATTTTCAACTATCCGATTGCCTACACAAGCCCGAACATTAAAGATTTTACCTTTACTGAAGTTTCGTATGAAAATCAGCAGAATAAATTTGCCCGAAAACAGATTGCTGAAGAAATCAACACGTATCAATTTTTAGCGCAAGGCTATTTTACAACAAAATCCAAATGGAAGTTATTTGGTGATCTGGCAATTAAAAAAATGCTTGAAAAAAATCTCGGATGGGTGCTCTCCGATGATCGTGCGGAAGAACAGGAAGTTATTACGCCGCATTATTTTTTTGTTCCCAGAAAAGCCAACTGGGATAATCAGGTTTACAATTTAAGCGGTGGTTTCTCTAAAGACATTACCAATCATGTATCTATTGCTGTAAAAGCCAATTACGGTGCCGAAAAATACAGCAGGGTTTTAGATCCAAGAGCGCAGATCACGAACCGAAAATTGGGAGGAGAAGCGCAGATTGGCTATCAAATATCAGAAAATCACAAAGCATTTATTTTGGGCGCTTATGCCGAAAACAAAAAGGATTTTAACTTCAGTTATAGCAACAACAATTTAAACGCTGAAGCCTATCCCGACACTTATCTTCGTTTTAATGCGGGTTACGGAAGAATTCTGAATTATTTTAAATCGATTGAACAAGGCAGAAGTTATTTGTACAAAGATCTTATTGACAAAATAGGTTTAGGGTATACTTTTTCAAATAAAAAAACAATTTTAACCGCTTTGTATTACAAGCAAAACTCCAATAACATATTTTATCCGAGCTTATATGAATTAAAAGAAACTGAAAGATTAAAACTTAAAACAGCTTCAAATCATGCTGAGATATTTGGTATGTACAAATGGAATAAAAAAGAAATTCAGTCGACTTTACAATTCGATCAAAGCGATGCAAAAAATTTTGACAAACAAAGTAACGGTTACAACTATACCAATTCTTTACATAAAATAAACTGGACAACCTCAATTTCTAAAAAAACAGATTCTAAAATCGATTATTTATTTGGTTTGAATTTGCTTTACCAGCAAAATGAATACAATGATGTTCTGGCCACAACACATATCGAACTAAATTCATTAAATACGGGAATTTATGCAAGTAAAGATTTTGCTTTTAATAAAAGTAAATTAAATACAACTGTAAATTTCAATATGTATTTTCCACTTCCGTCAAAACTCGAATATTATGATACTTCGGGTGGAACAAATATTAGATTTTTTGATGAAGTCATTTTACATGATTACACCGTAAGTACAACTAATTATTTTGCTCCGGCATTGCGTTTACAATACAGTTATCCAACAAAAAACAACAAAACAGTAGTTTTCTTTACCAATCTAAAAGAGAAAATTGCACTTAAAAAACAAACTGACTATCCGGTTAGTATTACTACCAATACCACCTATTGGGTTCAAATGGGTGTACAATTAAATTATTAA
- a CDS encoding bifunctional transcriptional activator/DNA repair enzyme AdaA, with protein MELTDDIMYQAAVNKDTSFEGVFFTAVKTTGIFCRPTCTARKPKRENVEFFTSSKEAVLKGYRPCKVCFPLEKYNETPDFIKEILKELSENPSLKFKDSDLIQRGIEPSKMRRWFLKNHKITFQAYQRMFRINSAFKKIKEGESITSTAFDTGYESLSGFNDSFKSIFGVSPKNSKAQSIIDLKRIETPLGTMYVCAVKEGICLLEFTDRKMLETEFKTLAKTLNATIIQGDNPHFEILEQQLKEYFEGKRKDFTVPLFSPGSDFQNKVWTALRNIPYGAVRSYKEQSLAINKPEAIRAVANANGANRISILIPCHRVVGSNGELTGYGGGLWRKKWLLELEKKNT; from the coding sequence ATGGAACTTACAGACGATATAATGTATCAGGCAGCAGTAAACAAGGATACTTCTTTTGAAGGAGTATTTTTTACTGCGGTTAAAACAACCGGGATTTTCTGCCGGCCGACTTGTACTGCGAGAAAACCTAAAAGAGAAAATGTAGAATTTTTTACCAGCTCAAAAGAAGCTGTTTTAAAAGGATACCGACCTTGTAAAGTCTGCTTTCCATTAGAAAAGTATAACGAAACACCCGATTTTATAAAGGAGATTTTAAAAGAACTTTCAGAAAATCCATCCCTGAAATTTAAAGATTCTGATTTAATCCAACGCGGAATTGAACCTAGTAAAATGAGACGCTGGTTTTTAAAGAACCATAAAATTACTTTTCAGGCGTATCAAAGAATGTTTCGTATTAACAGTGCTTTTAAAAAGATAAAAGAAGGAGAAAGTATTACTTCAACAGCTTTTGATACGGGTTATGAATCTTTGAGTGGTTTTAATGATTCTTTTAAATCGATATTCGGCGTTTCTCCTAAAAACAGCAAAGCACAAAGTATAATTGATCTTAAAAGAATCGAAACGCCATTAGGCACAATGTATGTCTGCGCTGTAAAAGAAGGAATTTGTCTGCTTGAATTTACCGACAGGAAAATGCTGGAAACGGAATTTAAGACATTAGCAAAAACGTTGAATGCCACAATTATTCAGGGAGATAATCCGCATTTTGAAATTTTGGAGCAACAGTTAAAAGAATATTTTGAAGGCAAAAGAAAAGATTTTACAGTACCGCTTTTTTCTCCCGGATCTGATTTTCAGAATAAAGTCTGGACTGCCTTACGAAATATACCTTATGGGGCTGTACGATCTTATAAAGAACAATCTCTTGCAATTAATAAACCAGAAGCCATTAGGGCTGTAGCCAATGCAAATGGAGCAAACAGAATTTCGATACTTATTCCGTGTCATCGTGTGGTAGGTTCAAATGGAGAACTCACAGGATATGGAGGCGGATTATGGCGGAAGAAATGGCTTTTGGAGTTGGAGAAAAAGAATACTTAG
- a CDS encoding isocitrate lyase/PEP mutase family protein has product MTTKFEEFKKGHHNETPLLLGNVWNVQSALQYEKLGFKALGTSSAAIASDLGYEDGENMPFEDYFFMIQRIKSAVKIPLSVDLEAGYGNTVEEITANISRLHEIGIVGINIEDSIVVNSKREITDAESFTSKLKAITESLAKNNIDMFINVRSDVFLLDLPNKIEESKRRLKQYETTGVDGIFLPCITNEEDIKEITAAIKLPLNVMCMPNLPNFERLNALGVKRVSMGNFVNAFLNKQLEKVTLQILESKSFSPVFE; this is encoded by the coding sequence ATGACAACAAAATTTGAAGAATTTAAAAAAGGGCACCACAACGAAACGCCGTTGTTACTTGGAAATGTATGGAATGTTCAGAGTGCCCTGCAATACGAAAAATTAGGATTTAAAGCTCTTGGAACTTCAAGTGCTGCAATTGCTTCTGATTTAGGATATGAAGATGGAGAAAACATGCCGTTTGAAGATTATTTTTTTATGATTCAAAGAATTAAATCAGCCGTAAAAATTCCGTTAAGTGTAGATTTGGAAGCCGGTTATGGAAATACTGTTGAAGAAATAACAGCTAATATTTCAAGATTGCATGAAATTGGGATAGTTGGAATTAATATTGAAGATTCGATTGTTGTTAATTCTAAAAGAGAAATAACAGATGCAGAAAGTTTTACATCGAAACTAAAAGCGATTACAGAAAGTTTAGCAAAGAACAACATCGATATGTTTATAAACGTACGTTCTGATGTGTTTCTTTTGGATCTGCCTAATAAAATTGAAGAATCTAAACGAAGATTAAAACAATATGAAACGACTGGTGTCGATGGTATTTTTCTTCCCTGTATTACAAATGAAGAAGATATAAAGGAAATTACTGCAGCGATAAAACTTCCTCTTAATGTAATGTGCATGCCTAATCTTCCTAATTTTGAAAGATTGAATGCCTTAGGAGTAAAGCGCGTTAGTATGGGAAATTTTGTAAATGCTTTTTTAAACAAACAATTGGAAAAAGTTACTTTACAAATACTAGAGAGTAAAAGTTTTTCTCCTGTTTTTGAATAA
- the pheS gene encoding phenylalanine--tRNA ligase subunit alpha, giving the protein MIDKIKEYIGEAQSFSTENKEELEAFRIKFLGKKGILNDFFAEFKNVPNDQKKEFGQFTNALKNAAEEKVKSIVETLESKEETKGVFGDLTRAAEPVLIGSRHPISIVKNQIIDIFANIGFNVSEGPEIEDDWHNFTALNLPEYHPARDMQDTFFIQTNPDVLLRTHTSSVQVRYMENHKPPIRTISPGRVFRNEAISSRSHCIFHQVEGLYIDKDVSFADLKQTLLYFTKEMFGKSKIRLRPSYFPFTEPSAEIDIYWGLKTETDYRITKGTGWLEIGGCGMVDPNVLKNCDINPDEYNGFAFGMGVERIAMLLYQIGDIRMFYENDVRFLEQFKANI; this is encoded by the coding sequence ATGATAGATAAGATAAAAGAATATATTGGGGAAGCCCAATCTTTTTCAACAGAAAACAAAGAAGAACTAGAAGCATTCCGTATAAAATTCTTAGGAAAAAAGGGTATTTTAAATGACTTTTTTGCTGAGTTTAAAAACGTTCCAAACGATCAGAAAAAGGAATTTGGCCAGTTTACAAACGCATTGAAAAATGCGGCCGAAGAAAAAGTGAAGTCAATTGTAGAAACTTTAGAAAGCAAAGAAGAAACAAAAGGCGTTTTTGGCGATTTAACTCGTGCTGCAGAACCGGTTCTTATTGGTTCTCGTCATCCAATTTCGATTGTTAAAAATCAGATCATCGATATTTTTGCTAATATCGGATTCAATGTTTCCGAAGGTCCGGAAATCGAAGACGACTGGCATAACTTTACCGCATTGAACTTACCGGAATACCATCCGGCACGTGATATGCAGGATACATTTTTCATTCAGACAAACCCAGATGTGTTATTGCGTACGCATACATCATCTGTTCAGGTGCGTTATATGGAAAATCACAAACCGCCAATTCGTACGATTTCTCCGGGACGTGTTTTCCGTAATGAAGCAATTTCGTCACGTTCGCACTGTATTTTCCATCAGGTTGAAGGATTGTACATTGACAAGGACGTTTCTTTTGCCGATTTGAAACAAACATTGCTTTATTTCACAAAAGAAATGTTTGGGAAATCTAAGATTCGTCTTCGTCCGTCGTATTTCCCATTTACAGAGCCAAGTGCTGAGATTGATATCTATTGGGGATTAAAAACCGAAACGGATTATAGAATTACAAAAGGAACCGGCTGGCTGGAAATTGGTGGCTGCGGAATGGTAGATCCAAACGTTTTGAAAAACTGCGATATCAACCCGGATGAATACAACGGATTTGCTTTTGGAATGGGAGTAGAGCGTATTGCAATGCTTTTATATCAAATTGGTGATATCCGTATGTTCTACGAAAATGATGTTCGTTTCCTAGAGCAGTTTAAAGCAAATATATAA
- a CDS encoding CvpA family protein: MSFFDIIVGALLCYSLYKGIKNGLFVEIASFISLLLGIYLAIKFSSLMTEMISKHVSWNPTNIQITAFILTFILVVIGVYLLAKMLTGIADFAQLGWLNKLGGGFFRILKTILILSIFIALFEKINFNNTFAKKETLDNFIFYNPIKKVAAFVYPSIEKWYETFKEKHSEKPKEASETEKE; this comes from the coding sequence ATGAGTTTTTTTGATATTATCGTTGGCGCACTTTTGTGTTACAGTTTATACAAAGGCATTAAAAACGGACTTTTTGTAGAAATTGCTTCTTTTATTTCTTTGCTTTTAGGAATTTACCTGGCTATTAAGTTTTCGTCCTTAATGACAGAGATGATTTCAAAACATGTTTCCTGGAATCCGACTAATATTCAGATTACGGCTTTTATCTTAACCTTTATTCTGGTTGTAATCGGGGTTTATTTACTGGCAAAAATGCTGACCGGAATTGCCGATTTTGCACAGCTTGGATGGCTTAATAAACTGGGAGGCGGTTTTTTCAGAATCTTAAAAACGATCCTGATCCTGAGTATTTTTATTGCTTTGTTCGAAAAAATAAATTTCAACAATACTTTTGCCAAAAAAGAAACTCTGGATAATTTCATTTTTTATAATCCGATAAAAAAAGTCGCTGCTTTTGTGTATCCCTCAATCGAAAAATGGTACGAGACTTTTAAAGAAAAACATTCCGAAAAACCAAAAGAAGCTTCTGAAACCGAAAAAGAATAA